CCTAAAGAAAGTACAGCCGAACGATTATTCACGAATAAACGGTACAACACCGAAGCTGAGAGTGTCGCTAGAAAAATAGCTGAGCAGACTTTAATTCGACATGCTCAATGGCTTGTTAGTATGCGATATTTGGTAGATCAAGCTGATGTAGACACCATATTAAGCGCTCAAGGTGAGTATTGTGAATCGGTTATTTTTGAAGAAAAAGAACGTATCACGGAAAATCAAAGGGTGCTTTTGCAGTGCGAAAAATTAAAAGTAATTGAAAGGCAAGAGCGATTAGAAGAGCGACAATTCATTTTAGATAAAGTGGTAACACGTGTAGCAATGAAAACAGAGAGGTTGATGATAGAGAAGCTTTCTACATTATCGGTTGATAGACTTATTTGGGGCTTTCCGCAGTTTGACCATTTCAGTTCATTTGCTTATTCAGCTTCATTAAATTTTTCAAAGCTGGGTTCATTAACAGCGTTAAGCCAGTCGCTTAAATCTAATGTACTTGATCTGGTTGGTAATTCGAAGTTTTGTGAGTTACTTGGTAAATCCCCCAAACACACGAACGACCCTAACATTGCCATTGGTTATATCGGTATAAATAACTGCCGTAGGCTATTTCCAGTACTCATGGCGAAACCGTTACTCAGATGGTCAGATAAAAATACTAAAATAATGTCACCTAAGTTATGGCAGCAACTGATTGTTACCGCGAACGTCACGAGACTACGCTTAGTAAAAGCAGGGTATAAGGAGCCAGACGAAGGTATTCTTCTCGGAACCATCCGTTCTTTAGCGCAAATCGCCATTTGTAATTATTTTTCGCAATTCTTTGAAGACGCGCTTGTCAGCGTAATGAAAGAGTGCAGAGAGAATGAAGACATGGAATCTTATTTTGCGTGCGCAGAAGTAAAACCAACATTAGCTGTATTGCCTAATGTTATTTATAAACTAGATAGGCTATTGACCGAAAGGATAGTTCAGCATATTGAATGGGATCAACGAGTCTTGCACCTACGGGGTGCTTTGCTGGAAGACGTATCTGATACACCTATATTGAAGAGAAGCCTGCATGGTGTTGCACTAGGGCAGGCTAGGGCATTTGCTATCTATGACATGCTAGGCAGAAGTTCAGCGTTTGTAGATAAACACGCACCTTATTGGTTTGCAAATGTCCAACTAGATGGTGAAGCGCTTAACGCATTAAAAAATAGTAACCCCGGTAAGTTGACGCTTTCTATGTAGTTTTAATTCTAAATGACTATTTTTTCCTCTTTGAGATTAAAAAATAGTCATACGGTTAAAAAGTTAATAATTTTTGGTTGACTCATTTTCTGAATCCAGTAAAGTACAGCCCTGTTCTGGAAGCGAAGTTAAACGCTTTATAGAAACGAAATTTGCGATATTGACTCGTCAGTATCAAGATGGTGTCTAACTAAAATCAGTTAGTAGCATAGCAAGAAAGAATTGCGTGCCCTGGTGGTGGAATTGGTAGACACAAGGGATTTAAAATCCCTCGGCGTTCGCGCTGTGCCGGTTCAAGTCCGGCCCGGGGCACCATCTAATAAAGTCTGTATTCTATGAATACAGCACTGCGACACTAGCTCAGTTGGTAGAGCGCAACCTTGCCAAGGTTGAGGTCATCGGTTCGAACCCGATGTGTCGCTCCAATTTGTAAAAGCCTTAGCAGAAATGCTAGGGCTTTTTTACGTCTAAGCCTCAACGCCATCAACGTTCGTCATTCTCTTCCTCCGCCCAGCGAATAATGGGGCACAAGGATATAATGAAGTGCATAACATGGTAGAGGAGAAACGCTTGCCAAGGTTGAGGTCATCGGTTCGAACCCGATGTGTCGCTCCAATTTGTAAAAGCCTTAGCAGAAATGCTAGGGCTTTTTTACGTCTAGGCCTCAACGCCATCAACGTTCGTCATTCTCTTCCTCCGCCCAGCGAATAATGGGGCACAAGGATATAATGAAGTGCATAACATGGTAGAGGAGAAACGCTTGCCAAGGTTGAGGTCATCGGTTCGAACCCGATGTGTCGCTCCAATTTGTAAAAGCCTTAGCAGAAATGCTAGGGCTTTTTTACGTCTAGGCCTCAACGCCATCAACGTTCGTCATTCTCTTCCTCCGCCCAGCGAATAATGGGGCACAAGGATATAATGAAGTGCATAACATGGTAGAGAAGAAACGCTTGCCAAGGTTGAGGTCATCGGTTCGAACCCGATGTGTCGCTCCAATTTGTAAAAGCCTTAGCAGAAATGCTAGGGCTTTTTTACGTCTAGGCCTTAATGCCATCAACGTTCGTCATTCCTAAATTAAACCGCGTGGGCTTGAGTGGCTCCGGGTGAATAGTTGAAATGGCGCTTAAACTCACGGCTAAATTGCGAAGCACTATTGTAGCCAACAATACGTGCGGCTTCAGATGCGCGGCATCCATCAAGCATGATCAAATCGCGAGCCTTGCTTAATCGGACTTTCTTCAGGTATTGAAGAGGGGACTCCGTTGTCACCTGCTTAAATACACGATGAAAGGCGGGGACACTCATAAAGGCCTCAGCAGCGAGTTCATCGACCGTGAGTGGTGACGCATAATCTGAATGCAATCGGTCCAAAACTTTTGCAAGCTTTGCATAATTACCTTCAGTATTCGCCCGTTCATATAAGATATGTCCCATCGGACCTTTGAGCACTCGATAGATGATTTCTTTTACGATGTCTTCCCCAAGAAATTCGGCTTCTGAATCATGCTGTAAAACCTTCATAAGCCTCGAAAAGGCATCTTCTAATGGATCAGACATTGACATGCAGTTCATACCAAGGCAGCTGCGGCTTAAGGGGGCAATAATTTCGGAGTCGTATTGGTCAATATGGTTTATTATCGAATGGAGTTGTTTTGGTGCTATATCGATCTTAAGGCCCATTATTGGTTTGTTATTTTCTGCTTCGGATTCACATTCAAGTGGCAGTGGGACACCGAACACAACAAAATCGCCTTGGCCATATGTCATTTTGTGTTCACCGAGATAAATGTTCTTGATACCTTGACCGATAACGACTATTCCTGACTCATAGACAAGGGGCTCTCTTGGACGTGATCTACCTGATCGATAAAATTTGACACCCGGTATCACCGTGTTAACTAAGCCTTCGAGCTGACCCAATTGTTTGTTATCAACGTATGAATCCATATAACGGACGAATTGCTTCATGGTGAACCTTTTCATTAATATCTGTTCAAAATAACAAAAATGATACTTTTGGGCAACTATTTGACATAAATAGGTATTCATCTACAGTATGATTGTCAGTAATATGCAATGCAAGAGTCGAGTGTTCGCTCACTGCTACCTATATAATCAGAATTAAACGATGGAGAAAATCATGGAATTTACCTATGGGAACTCAACAACGATAATGTTTGGCCAAGGTCAGATAGCCGCAATAAAACAACAGATACCAACAGACAAAAAAGTATTGGTTATCTACGGCGGTGGCTCGATTAAGAGCAATGGCGTTTATGATCAAGTTGTGGCGGCATTGTCTGAGCACCAGTGGCAAGAGTTTTCAGGTGTTGAGCCTAACCCAACAGTAGAAACGATGGATAAAGCGGTTGCAATAATTAAAGAACAGGCAATAGATTTCGTTCTCGCTGTTGGCGGGGGCTCGGTTATTGATGGTTCTAAATACGCCGTTGCAGCGGCAAAATATGATGGTGATGGTTGGGATATCCTATTAGGTAAACATAAAGTTACAGAAGCGGTGCCTCTTGCTGCGGTATTAACTCTCCCTGCAACAGGTTCAGAATCGAACGCAGGCGCGGTATTAACTAAAGCGGCGACTAAAACGAAACTTCCGTTTGGTTCACCAGCGGTTCAGCCTATTTTTGCCGTATTAGACCCAGATACCATGAAGTCGCTTCCTGAACGCCAACTGAGAAATGGATTGGTAGACGCGTGGGTACATACGTGTGAGTTGTATGTCTCGACGCAAAAAGAGGGTGCAATGGTTCAAGATGGTTACTCAGAAGTGCTTTTACGTAACCTAATGACCTTAGCAAAAGACTATAACAATCGTGACAATGATGGTTGGCGTAGTAACCTAATGTGGACAGCAAATCAGGCACTATCAGGTTTAATCGGTGCTGGTGTGGACCAGGACTGGGCAACGCATATGATCGGCCATGAATTAACCGCGTTATATGGCGTTGATCACGCTCGTTCACTTGCTATCATTCAACCTGCATTGTATCGCAACCAGATTGAAGTAAAACGAGCAAAACTAGAGCAAATGGGTACAAATGTGTTCGCTCTAGAATCAGGCAGCGATTTAGCGGAAAGAACGATAGAAGCAATCGAAGCCTTCTATCACAGTTTAGATGTCGCAACGCAGCTGTCTGAGCATGGATCAGATAAAGCAACCACGATTCAAAGTGTTCTTGCGAACCTTGAAGCGCACGGTATGGTTGCACTTGGTGAGCATCGAGCAATTACGCTTGAAGAAAGTCGTATAATACTCGAAGCATCGGTCGCCTAATCATTTAGATTTCAAATAACAAAAACCTCTTGAGAGCGTATCTCAGGAGGTTTTTTTGTTAACACAGGGAATATAAGTAGATAAATAGGTGAAGACACACCTTCGATACTTTTCGCAATGAACTCAAAATGAATGAATCACTCAGCCTCGGTTCAATATCAACGTGTTTTAATAACACCATCAAAACAGAGAGTGAACTGAGGAAATAGAATGAAAAAGACAATTGTAACCGTAGCGGCTTCGCTAATTCTAATGCCAGCAATCGTAATGGCGGGCAACGACCATCAGAATAAAATGATTAATTTCAACGGCCCGGTGGACCTCACATCGGTAAAATCCCTATTAAGTGATTCAAGTATGTTCACAGAAAAAGAGGTCATTGTGGAAGGCTACTTGATACGACAGACGCGAAAAGATACGTATATTTTTTCAGATGGAGAAGCAGAGATAGAAGTTGAACTGGATGATGACATTAATCTAGCCGCTCCTATTACTGCGGAAACTAAATTGCGAATATATGGCGAGTTCGAAGGTGGAAGCACGCCAGAGATTGAAGCTGAACAGATTCAGATACTATAATATTATTGTTCATGGCAACGAAATGCCTGCTGCTGGAGTGACCTAATAAAGTTTGGCGCTTTATTTGCAGGCGTATTGTCATCTTTCTCTTCGAAGAGGAAGAGATTATTATGGTGTTTTGTCGGTGGCGTTGACCTTTTTATGGGGCAAGGGCTAACTTGAGTATGACCCTCAACCCACCAAGATTACTTCTATCAAATGACAGATCCCCGCGGTAACTATGGATCATTTCAGACACAATGTTGAGGCCTAAACCGGACCCTGGTGTTGATTCATCTAACCTATACCCTCTTTTTACAATGTCATTGAGTTGATTCTGGGCAATGCCTATTCCGTCATCATCAATAAAAAGTGTCAGCGAGTCTTGCTCTACTACCGCGTGAATACGTATAAGCGTAGTGGCCCATTTGTACGCATTCTCAACCACGTTACCTAATATCTCATCGAGATCGGTTTGTTCAATAGCTACCTCGAAGTCATGGTCTAGTTCATTCACTAGTACTAGATTGCGAGACGAATATACTTTATCAAATGCGCTCGATATTGCGTCTATGCGTTCAGAAGGATTTGATTTAACTGACAAGATGTTCATAGAACCAGCCATTCGCGCCTTACTGAGATGATAATCGATCTGCGATTGAACCTGCTTTATCGAATGCATTAAATCTTCACGTGACGGATCGGATAACTCGGCAACTTGATTATTTAATACTGATAGAGGTGTTTTGATTGAATGAGAAAGATTACCGGCATGGTTTCGCGCTCTATGCAGTAACTCTTGGTAGTGAAAGAGCAGTGCATTAAGGTCAGCAACTAATGGTGAAACTTCGGCAGGATAGTCACCTGTAATGGTGTCGATCTTACCTTTTTCTAGAGACTTCAGCTCGTCTTGGAGTGTGTTTAATGGTCGTAACGACCAAGAAACCTGGAGTAAAATAAAAATAAGAATGCCAACAAAAAGAAGCAACAAAATTAACCAAAGCTGGCCGATAACCATTTCTAGCGTATCATCAAGTGGATTTTGATCTACCCCAACAATTACGTTCAATGGCTCGGTTATGTCAGGTATATAGATTGTTTTAGAAATAAAGAGTAATTTTTCGCCCTTGGCGCCAAACAGTTCAAAAGAGTGTTGATTGTCTCTTGATTCTATATTTTTGTCCCACAGAGATCGAGAACGTAGCGTATGACTAAAACCAGTTACATTCCAATAGACGCCACTGTACGGTTGTTTAAATCTAGGGTCCGACAAACTGTCTGTAAGTGTGAGTTGACCACTGCTGTTTACTATCAGATTGCCGGCAATCTCGTCCATAGCCAAATCTAGCTGAGAAATCACCTCAGTACGGAGGTAATCATTAATTAATTTGGGTATTACAACACCAGCAGATACAATCATTCCACCTAGCCAAAAGCAGGCCGCTAAAACGAGCCGGCCTCGAATGCTTAAGCGTTTAAAGCTGATCAACTTACTTTGCATTGAGTTGATATCCCAACCCACGAACCGTTTTGATTATATCTGGTGCAATCTTTTTGCGTATACGTCCGACAAACACCTCAATAGTATTGGAGTCGCGGTCAAAATCTTGTTTGTAGATATGTTCAACGAGTTCGGTACGAGAGATTACTTTTTCACGATTGTGCATAAAATAGGCAATAACCTTGTACTCAAGGGCCGTTAATTCAACAGCCTGACTGAGCCACATAACCTTTGATGATCGCGTATCCAGACTCAGATCACCGATCTGAAGAATAGGTGAGGCTTGGCCTGAAGAGCGACGAAACTGAGCTCGAACCCTAGCCACCAGTTCAACCATCTCGAACGGCTTTGTTAAGTAGTCATCTGCGCCAGCGTTAAGGCCTTCAACACGGTGCGATAGGCTGTTTCTTGCGCTGAGGATGATGATAGGGGTGTTGATATTTTCATCTCGTATCCCTTTTAAAACAGTGAGCCCATCTAATTTTGGCAAACCTAGGTCAAGCACTATTGCGTCCCAATCTTCAGACGTACCTCTATACAGTGCATCAATGCCATCTTGCGCCAACTCTGCTACCCATCCTGCGCATTCGAGAGTTGAAACAATTTGTTCACCTAACTGTGGATTATCTTCGACAACTAAAATTTTCATATGATGGCTCTATTTCTTTATGACGTTCAGTAAGTTACGGCCTTTTATCTCTATTATTTCAAGTGTTGTCGCATTGTACTCGACCTTAATGACATTATCTTCGTGAATTATTTTTAATTCGTAAACCCATTCATCGTCGTCTTCATCGAGTTCAACCTTTATCAATCTGCCGTTTAACTGTTGATCGACAGCGCTATATAACTCGGAAAAAGGCTTAATCAATCCTCTCTTAACCGCATCATATACCTCATCTTGATCCTCATCGAATTCGATACTGGTGCCAGTACGAAATTCATCTTGAATCAACATATGGCCGTTCTCCTCTGAATTAGAGGCGGAAACAGAGCAAGAAAGTAGCGATATTAAGAGTAAGTTGAATACTTTAAGTTTGGGCATAACGTCATCGGCTCAGTAAATTTCTTTAAGTATATCTGAGACTAAATGAATAGAAAGTGAATGGAGTCATAACTAAAAAATGAGAAGAGAAATAGCACGATTGAAATTTGCGGTCAAAACGTTATTTAAGATAACAAATCATGCGGAAAATTGACCAAGATTTGGACCTGAATAGACCTCAATTTTTCTACTACCTTAGGATTATAGATGCACTTTACTAGCATATGCCAATAACAATACTGTAATTATAACTGATTGTTATTAATGAATAAATAGAGAATCATTGATAGGGATCAATTTTTGGAAATGAGAATTATCGCCACAGTATGTGATCTAGTTATAAGGTTTCGCTGAACTTTTAAAAAACCATGGATAAGTTATGGACATTAGTATTATATTAGTAATACGTATATAAGCTTTAAGTGTTTTAGTTTTTTCTTATTGTTTGGTGTTCAATTTATTTATTTTGGTCATTAGTTGTTTCAAGCGATAGTTCTAAATTATAAATATAAGCATTACATATAACACTACATTAGCTTTAAAGGATTTAAGCCCGAGCTGTTCTATTAAATGGGAATATGCTGACCAAGAGGTAACGTTTTAAATGAAAAAATTAATCATGCTGGTGGTCGTACTCTATTCTTGGGCTGGTTTATCCATGGCATCAGGGGTAGCGGAGAGCACGACGCAAAAACGAGAAATAAGCTCGATAACGAGTACGGCAGATCACTCTACGTTTGAGGTGCTAAAGCAAGAGTTTGATTACGCTCCTGACGTGACTGAGGCGTGCTTAGAATGTCATACCGAAGCGTCTAAACAACTACACCAGACATTTCACTGGACCTGGTCCAAAGAGGTTGACGGTGTAAAAGTCGGTAAGGCTCAGAATGGCTTTAATAACTATTGTGTATCGGCAAAAGGAAACGAAAGCTGTACGCAATGTCACATCGGTTTTGGATGGCGTAATGAAGACTTTGATTTAGAAGCAGAAGAGAACGTTGATTGCCTTGTATGCCATGATACAACCGGTACCTACAAAAAATCAGCGGCATCATCGGGTCATCCATATTATGAAGACCAGATAATTGGTGGCAAGTTGCAAAAAGCGGTAGACCTGTCTTATGTGGCGACACATGTGGGTAATCCAGAGCGAGAAAATTGCTTAGCATGTCATGCGAACGGTGGCGGTGGTAACGGCGTTAAACACGGCGATACTGATATGTCTCTCGTTCAACCTGAGTTTGCATTAGATGTACATATGAGCCCAGAGAAACTCGACTTTGCATGTCAGGACTGCCATACCACAAGCGACCATAAGATTTCAGGTCGCTACAATGACCGCAAAGCCTTTGTGGATCATGACCTAAATATGGGGCGCGACGACCGAGACGGAAATAACGTCTCTTGTGAATCATGTCATAGCGCAACGCCACACCAAGATAGAGATATTGACAATCATACAGCGAAAGTGGCGTGTACGTCGTGTCATATACCAGAGATGGCTCGTGGGGCTTACTTAACCAAACTTTCGTGGGATTGGTCGACAGCAGGAAAAACAAAAGACGGTAAACCGTATGTAGAAGATCAGGTTTTTGATGGCGTGGAAAACCACTCTTATATGAGTAAAAAAGGAACATTTACATGGGGTAAAAATGTCGTTCCTGAATACCGTTGGTACAAAGGTGAACTCAAGCAGATGACTCTGCTCGATACCATCGACCCTAATAATGCACCTATTGATATCAATCCTCCCTCTGGTAGTTATGACGATCCTGAAGCACGTATCTGGCCATTTAAGATTCACAAAGGTAACCAACCTTACGACACCGAACTGAACAGAATATTGCCGATTAAACTTTACGGTAAAGCATCATCGGGCGCACTTTGGACAACATTGGATTGGGATAAGGCACTCGAGGCCGGCGCAAAACTGAACCACGTCGAATTCAGCGGCAATTACGACTTCGTTGAAACTAACGGCTATTGGCCTATCAAACACATGGTTGCACCAGCGGATCAAGCCGTGAAATGTTCAGCTTGCCATAGCAATGAAAGTCGACTGAACGGACTGAATGATTTTTATCTTGTCGGCCGCGACAGCAATACTCTAGTCGAATGGTTTGGAGTTATCGCAATTTGGGGTGGGCTAGCCGGTGTGATTTTACACACGCTAGGAAGAATACTCACTATTCGTCGCCGTAAACAACAGACTAACCAGAAGTAACTATTACAGGAATTTATGATGAACAAAACAGTTGTAATATTTAAACGGTTTGAACGTTTCTGGCATTGGGGTCAAGCGGCATTAGTATTGCTGCTGATTGTGACCGGTCTAGAGCTTCACGGAACTATCGATCTATTAGGGTTTGGAAAGAGTTCTCATTTCCACCACTTTGCGGGGTTTATCTGGGCCGCGCTCGTCGTGCTTATCTTTACTTGGGTATTTACTACTGGCGAGTGGAAGCAATTTGTACCAGATATGAAAGGAATCGACGGAGTCTTGCGATTCTACTTATATGGTGTGTTTGTTGGTGAACCACATCCTCATCATATGTCACCAGAAAACAAATTTAATCCACTACAAAGAATGGCCTATCTTGGCGTGCTATTTGTCCTGATACCATTGCAGATAGTGACTGGACTGATTTTCTTTTTCTTCCCGGAACTGCGAGCCGCAGGTTTTATTGATCACATAGGCACAGTGGCGATAATCCACACGTTTTGTGCTTATTCGGTTATCGCTTTCCTCGTTGTGCATTTGTATTTAATTACACTTGGCCAAAAGCTATCAAGCCATATGAAAGCGATGTTGTCGGGTAAAGAGTAAAAAGAGTAATAAAGAATTTTAAAATAAAAAAGCAGAGGGTTTTACCATGAAAAAAATAATTTTGGGTCTGTTAGTCTCAATGATGTCATTTGGTGCATTTGCTGATGCAGCCAAGGGACAACAATATTACTTAAAATATTTGCGTCCCTATTTTAGCTATAACGGACAGGATTTTGCGGAGCAACATCTAAAAGTGGAATGGAAACGTTATTTCAAAAAAGATGCAAAGAGGTTTATCAAGACATATAGCAAAAAACATCCAGAATCCGCTGAATTTTTAGCCAGCGAAGATTTTCAAAAAATCGCACCGCATATTGCTGATTTTGCTATTAAATACGCGGCAGATAGTGGAGAACTCGCTAGCTGCAACTAATTAGATCAGTTATCAGGAAAGAGATAACGATAGAAATTTATTCATAATTTGTCATTGAATGCGCTTTATGGTGGAGAACGACTTAACAAAATAATCTTAGTGCATTCAGTTCCTACCAAATAGATATGAGAATATTATTATGAAACTATTACCACTTTCAGCAGCGGTGATGCTGGTTCTTGCACCCTCCGTTCAGGCTGAAGAGGACCTTCAGGTACAAATTGATGAGCTAAAAGCTCAAGTACGAGAAATGAAAATTGAGAATGCGGGTCAAAATCTCAAGTTTGGTGTTGATTATCGCGTCACTATGGACTCAATTGAGTACAAAATGGCTGATGGGAGCACCGCAAAAAACAGCGATCTTTTGACCAACAGGTTATGGATCAATATGGGTTACCAATACAACGATAACCTGTCGTTCATTGGTCAATTATCCTATAACAAAGCGTTTGGCGAATCCTTTACACAAAGTGGTTACGCTGATTTTGACTGGGTCGTTAATGAAAACCCGACGAATGATAATTCGTTAAATGTGCGTCAAGCTTACTTCCTCTATTTAGGTGAACAGTTTATGGGAGTAGACGACATGGGATGGTCATTTAGTTTAGGGAGAAGGCCTTCAACAGATGGTTTTCTAGTGAATCGTCGCGAAGGGTTTGACGAAGCACAATCTCCATTGGGCCATTCTATAAACGTTGAATTTGATGGACTTAGTCTAAATACAAAATGGGACGAGCTAACTGGTATCCCGGGAGCGGCAATCAAGTTATGTGCGGGACGAGGCTTATCTAATACTACAACACGTTTCACAATGTCTGGCACCGATTACGCCACGAGCGAAGATGCAACAGATAACATCGATTTCGTCGGTTTCATTTTCACCCCATACGATGACGGCCAATATGATCTAAAAGCTATGGTCTATACGGCGTCAAACTTGATAGGCTATGACGCTCAAAAAATCGGAATGGGTGAGGCGCCAACGTTTTACGATTTCGGTAATCTAAATAACGCGACAGTTTCATTTGAAATGAACGGTATCGGCGAATTGATTAATGATTTCCTAGACAATACTCGTATTTTTGCTTCTTACGCGGTATCTCAAACCGATCCTTCTGCAGGCATGGCAATGCTAGGTTCTACAGAGAAAGAGACAGGTTACTCGTATTGGTTAGGCGTTAACGTTCCCGGCTTTATGGAAGATGACTCCTTCGGAGTCGAGTTCAACCATGGGTCTGAGTACTGGCGTTCATTCACCTATGGTGAAGACACGGTTATTGGGTCAAAGCTTGCTGCAAGAGGGGATGCAATAGAGTTTTATTACAATCTGCCTATTATTGACGATGCTTGGGTAGCGCAAGTCAGGTATACCAAGATCAAATATGATTACAGTGGAAGCAACGGATTTTTTGGCAGCGCGTCTGCACCATACGACATGCAGACTGCCATGTCTTACGGTATGAATCCGGTAGAAGAGGCTGAAGATATTAGGCTGTTGCTAAGATACAAATATTAAAAATAAGGGCCGTTTAGTGATAAACGGCCCTTATTTTTTCAGATAAACCATATTAAGTGTGTGGTCTATCAAAAATACAGAATTTAGCTAATAAGAATATTAGAATATAGTGATCTATTGCACACCACAATCGCCATTTTTCTTTGATTATTATTGATAGAAGTCCAAGTTAAGAAAGACACGTCTTTTCTTTTAAACTGCTAGATTACAGATGACAATTTGGAGGAACCAAATGTTTAAACATTCCC
This portion of the Vibrio sp. VB16 genome encodes:
- a CDS encoding HDOD domain-containing protein; translation: MPKESTAERLFTNKRYNTEAESVARKIAEQTLIRHAQWLVSMRYLVDQADVDTILSAQGEYCESVIFEEKERITENQRVLLQCEKLKVIERQERLEERQFILDKVVTRVAMKTERLMIEKLSTLSVDRLIWGFPQFDHFSSFAYSASLNFSKLGSLTALSQSLKSNVLDLVGNSKFCELLGKSPKHTNDPNIAIGYIGINNCRRLFPVLMAKPLLRWSDKNTKIMSPKLWQQLIVTANVTRLRLVKAGYKEPDEGILLGTIRSLAQIAICNYFSQFFEDALVSVMKECRENEDMESYFACAEVKPTLAVLPNVIYKLDRLLTERIVQHIEWDQRVLHLRGALLEDVSDTPILKRSLHGVALGQARAFAIYDMLGRSSAFVDKHAPYWFANVQLDGEALNALKNSNPGKLTLSM
- a CDS encoding AraC family transcriptional regulator, translated to MKQFVRYMDSYVDNKQLGQLEGLVNTVIPGVKFYRSGRSRPREPLVYESGIVVIGQGIKNIYLGEHKMTYGQGDFVVFGVPLPLECESEAENNKPIMGLKIDIAPKQLHSIINHIDQYDSEIIAPLSRSCLGMNCMSMSDPLEDAFSRLMKVLQHDSEAEFLGEDIVKEIIYRVLKGPMGHILYERANTEGNYAKLAKVLDRLHSDYASPLTVDELAAEAFMSVPAFHRVFKQVTTESPLQYLKKVRLSKARDLIMLDGCRASEAARIVGYNSASQFSREFKRHFNYSPGATQAHAV
- a CDS encoding iron-containing alcohol dehydrogenase, whose amino-acid sequence is MEFTYGNSTTIMFGQGQIAAIKQQIPTDKKVLVIYGGGSIKSNGVYDQVVAALSEHQWQEFSGVEPNPTVETMDKAVAIIKEQAIDFVLAVGGGSVIDGSKYAVAAAKYDGDGWDILLGKHKVTEAVPLAAVLTLPATGSESNAGAVLTKAATKTKLPFGSPAVQPIFAVLDPDTMKSLPERQLRNGLVDAWVHTCELYVSTQKEGAMVQDGYSEVLLRNLMTLAKDYNNRDNDGWRSNLMWTANQALSGLIGAGVDQDWATHMIGHELTALYGVDHARSLAIIQPALYRNQIEVKRAKLEQMGTNVFALESGSDLAERTIEAIEAFYHSLDVATQLSEHGSDKATTIQSVLANLEAHGMVALGEHRAITLEESRIILEASVA
- a CDS encoding YgiW/YdeI family stress tolerance OB fold protein; protein product: MKKTIVTVAASLILMPAIVMAGNDHQNKMINFNGPVDLTSVKSLLSDSSMFTEKEVIVEGYLIRQTRKDTYIFSDGEAEIEVELDDDINLAAPITAETKLRIYGEFEGGSTPEIEAEQIQIL
- a CDS encoding ATP-binding protein, with protein sequence MQSKLISFKRLSIRGRLVLAACFWLGGMIVSAGVVIPKLINDYLRTEVISQLDLAMDEIAGNLIVNSSGQLTLTDSLSDPRFKQPYSGVYWNVTGFSHTLRSRSLWDKNIESRDNQHSFELFGAKGEKLLFISKTIYIPDITEPLNVIVGVDQNPLDDTLEMVIGQLWLILLLLFVGILIFILLQVSWSLRPLNTLQDELKSLEKGKIDTITGDYPAEVSPLVADLNALLFHYQELLHRARNHAGNLSHSIKTPLSVLNNQVAELSDPSREDLMHSIKQVQSQIDYHLSKARMAGSMNILSVKSNPSERIDAISSAFDKVYSSRNLVLVNELDHDFEVAIEQTDLDEILGNVVENAYKWATTLIRIHAVVEQDSLTLFIDDDGIGIAQNQLNDIVKRGYRLDESTPGSGLGLNIVSEMIHSYRGDLSFDRSNLGGLRVILKLALAP
- a CDS encoding response regulator transcription factor; amino-acid sequence: MKILVVEDNPQLGEQIVSTLECAGWVAELAQDGIDALYRGTSEDWDAIVLDLGLPKLDGLTVLKGIRDENINTPIIILSARNSLSHRVEGLNAGADDYLTKPFEMVELVARVRAQFRRSSGQASPILQIGDLSLDTRSSKVMWLSQAVELTALEYKVIAYFMHNREKVISRTELVEHIYKQDFDRDSNTIEVFVGRIRKKIAPDIIKTVRGLGYQLNAK
- a CDS encoding PepSY domain-containing protein; translation: MPKLKVFNLLLISLLSCSVSASNSEENGHMLIQDEFRTGTSIEFDEDQDEVYDAVKRGLIKPFSELYSAVDQQLNGRLIKVELDEDDDEWVYELKIIHEDNVIKVEYNATTLEIIEIKGRNLLNVIKK
- a CDS encoding tetrathionate reductase family octaheme c-type cytochrome; protein product: MKKLIMLVVVLYSWAGLSMASGVAESTTQKREISSITSTADHSTFEVLKQEFDYAPDVTEACLECHTEASKQLHQTFHWTWSKEVDGVKVGKAQNGFNNYCVSAKGNESCTQCHIGFGWRNEDFDLEAEENVDCLVCHDTTGTYKKSAASSGHPYYEDQIIGGKLQKAVDLSYVATHVGNPERENCLACHANGGGGNGVKHGDTDMSLVQPEFALDVHMSPEKLDFACQDCHTTSDHKISGRYNDRKAFVDHDLNMGRDDRDGNNVSCESCHSATPHQDRDIDNHTAKVACTSCHIPEMARGAYLTKLSWDWSTAGKTKDGKPYVEDQVFDGVENHSYMSKKGTFTWGKNVVPEYRWYKGELKQMTLLDTIDPNNAPIDINPPSGSYDDPEARIWPFKIHKGNQPYDTELNRILPIKLYGKASSGALWTTLDWDKALEAGAKLNHVEFSGNYDFVETNGYWPIKHMVAPADQAVKCSACHSNESRLNGLNDFYLVGRDSNTLVEWFGVIAIWGGLAGVILHTLGRILTIRRRKQQTNQK
- a CDS encoding cytochrome b/b6 domain-containing protein; its protein translation is MMNKTVVIFKRFERFWHWGQAALVLLLIVTGLELHGTIDLLGFGKSSHFHHFAGFIWAALVVLIFTWVFTTGEWKQFVPDMKGIDGVLRFYLYGVFVGEPHPHHMSPENKFNPLQRMAYLGVLFVLIPLQIVTGLIFFFFPELRAAGFIDHIGTVAIIHTFCAYSVIAFLVVHLYLITLGQKLSSHMKAMLSGKE